One window of Cryobacterium arcticum genomic DNA carries:
- a CDS encoding carbohydrate ABC transporter permease, giving the protein MSTTARARVQPRSPSQRLRNLSRPQLPTSAIAGRSLLYAILIVLAIIYIAPFLVQVATSFKTDAEAASNPMSLIPATWSSAAYEKLFLNSDFPVWFQNSAIVTVFVTLGRVFFNSLAGYALARLHFRGRNVIFALLIAVMSVPGVVLLIPKFLVINQLGIYDTYVAMIVPLLTDAAGVFIMKNFFESIPASVEEQARIDGAGTFRVFWSIVLPMARPALVTIIILSFQGSWNELSHFIVATQSPELTTLTKGVASLASGQLSQGTQYPLKLAAAAIMTIPVAVMFFIFQKRIMNTTDGAVKE; this is encoded by the coding sequence ATGAGCACCACCGCACGCGCCCGGGTGCAGCCCCGCTCCCCCTCCCAGCGACTGCGCAACCTGAGCCGGCCGCAGCTGCCCACCTCCGCCATCGCCGGCCGGTCGCTGCTCTACGCCATCCTGATCGTGCTCGCGATCATTTACATCGCCCCGTTCCTGGTGCAGGTCGCCACGTCGTTCAAGACGGATGCCGAAGCGGCGAGCAACCCGATGTCGCTGATTCCGGCCACCTGGTCGTCGGCCGCGTACGAGAAGTTGTTCCTCAACTCGGACTTCCCGGTCTGGTTCCAGAACTCGGCAATCGTGACGGTCTTCGTCACCCTCGGCCGGGTCTTCTTCAACTCCCTGGCCGGGTATGCGCTGGCCCGGCTGCACTTCCGCGGCCGCAACGTGATCTTCGCGCTGCTCATCGCCGTGATGAGCGTGCCCGGTGTGGTGCTGCTGATCCCCAAGTTCCTGGTGATCAACCAGCTGGGCATCTACGACACCTACGTGGCCATGATCGTGCCGCTGCTCACCGATGCCGCCGGCGTGTTCATCATGAAGAACTTCTTCGAGTCCATCCCCGCCAGCGTGGAGGAGCAGGCCCGCATCGACGGCGCCGGCACCTTCCGGGTGTTCTGGTCGATCGTGCTGCCGATGGCCCGGCCGGCGCTGGTGACCATCATCATCCTGTCGTTCCAGGGCTCCTGGAATGAGCTGTCGCACTTCATCGTGGCCACCCAATCGCCCGAACTCACCACGCTCACCAAGGGCGTCGCGTCGCTGGCGTCCGGGCAGCTGAGCCAGGGCACGCAGTACCCGCTCAAGCTCGCCGCGGCGGCGATCATGACCATCCCGGTGGCGGTGATGTTCTTCATCTTCCAGAAACGCATCATGAACACCACCGACGGGGCCGTGAAGGAGTAG
- a CDS encoding DUF4097 family beta strand repeat-containing protein, with protein MPSFPTPTPIDLAVNLQVGDLEIVAGDRTETVVTVSPSNPAKAVDRRGAEETRVDFDGQRLTVTGPRPRLSWIGPTESVDVRVELPAGSRLTAEIAVGGVHTSGRLGATRIKCSMGAVDVDGTGDLWLRAGHGTISVNGIAGGAEITADHGQIRVGSVAGDALLKASHGSIEIGESGGDLDAKLSYGDLEITRALASVTAKTAYGSIRLTEVSGGSVQVESGYGQVTIGVRPGVAAWLDLASKDGRVRNHLEADRAPAESEPTVAVRARTQYGDITVRHAP; from the coding sequence ATGCCCAGCTTCCCCACCCCTACCCCGATCGATCTGGCCGTCAACCTGCAGGTCGGCGACCTCGAGATCGTGGCCGGCGACCGCACCGAGACCGTCGTGACCGTGTCGCCGAGCAACCCCGCCAAGGCCGTCGACCGTCGCGGCGCGGAGGAGACCCGCGTCGATTTCGACGGCCAGCGGCTCACCGTGACCGGCCCACGGCCTCGGCTCAGCTGGATCGGCCCTACCGAGTCCGTCGACGTGCGAGTGGAACTGCCGGCGGGGTCGCGGCTCACCGCGGAGATCGCGGTGGGCGGCGTGCACACCTCCGGCCGGCTCGGCGCCACCCGCATCAAGTGCTCCATGGGCGCGGTGGACGTTGACGGCACCGGCGACCTCTGGCTGCGCGCCGGGCACGGCACCATCAGCGTCAACGGCATCGCGGGCGGCGCCGAGATCACGGCCGACCACGGGCAGATCCGGGTCGGCAGCGTGGCCGGCGACGCGCTCCTCAAGGCCTCGCACGGCAGCATCGAGATCGGTGAGTCGGGTGGCGACCTGGACGCCAAGCTCTCCTACGGCGACCTCGAGATCACCCGGGCGCTCGCCTCGGTGACCGCGAAGACCGCCTACGGCAGCATCCGGTTGACCGAGGTCTCGGGCGGGTCGGTACAGGTGGAGAGCGGCTACGGCCAGGTCACCATCGGCGTGCGGCCCGGCGTGGCCGCCTGGCTCGATCTCGCCTCGAAGGACGGCCGGGTGCGCAACCACCTCGAGGCCGACCGCGCCCCGGCAGAGTCCGAGCCCACCGTCGCGGTGCGCGCACGCACCCAGTACGGCGACATCACCGTGCGGCACGCCCCGTAA
- a CDS encoding NAD(P)H-binding protein, whose protein sequence is MIIVTGATGHLGTQIVESVLERVPAASVGVSVRDPAKARGLSDRGVRVRAGDFTDPGSLAHAFEDADQVLVISAAIRGGGAFDANRVAIDAAKAAGAGRVLYTSHQAASPDSLFPPQLVHAATEAHLAGQSVPFTALRNGFYANALGIHLDSALSTGRIVVPEDGPVSWTAHEDLAEVAAIALTDDGTLDGISAPLTASVALDLGQVAGILSTLTGQTITRVTVSDDEWRASAIERGLPPMVADFSLGMFQAARRGEFAVTDSTLETLIGHATTPVEHTLRQLLADR, encoded by the coding sequence ATGATAATCGTCACTGGTGCCACCGGGCACCTAGGAACCCAGATCGTCGAGAGCGTCTTGGAACGGGTGCCGGCCGCATCCGTCGGAGTGAGCGTGCGGGACCCCGCCAAGGCGCGCGGACTGTCCGACCGCGGCGTGCGGGTGCGTGCCGGGGACTTCACCGACCCCGGGTCGCTCGCGCACGCCTTCGAGGATGCGGACCAGGTGCTCGTGATCTCGGCGGCCATCCGCGGCGGTGGCGCATTCGACGCCAACCGGGTCGCCATCGACGCGGCGAAGGCGGCCGGGGCCGGGCGGGTGCTCTACACGAGCCACCAGGCAGCGTCACCCGACTCGCTCTTTCCCCCTCAACTCGTACACGCCGCCACCGAGGCCCACCTGGCCGGGCAGAGCGTGCCTTTCACCGCGCTGCGCAATGGGTTCTACGCCAACGCGCTCGGCATCCACCTGGACAGCGCGCTGAGCACGGGCCGCATTGTCGTGCCCGAGGACGGTCCGGTGTCCTGGACCGCCCACGAGGACCTCGCGGAAGTGGCCGCAATCGCCCTCACCGACGACGGCACTTTGGACGGCATCTCCGCCCCGCTCACCGCGTCGGTCGCCCTCGATCTCGGGCAGGTGGCAGGCATCCTGAGCACGCTGACCGGCCAGACCATCACCCGCGTCACCGTGAGCGACGACGAGTGGCGGGCCTCGGCGATCGAGCGCGGACTGCCGCCCATGGTGGCGGACTTCTCCCTGGGCATGTTCCAGGCCGCGCGCCGCGGTGAGTTCGCCGTCACCGACTCCACCCTGGAGACCCTCATCGGGCACGCCACTACCCCGGTCGAGCACACTCTGCGGCAGCTCCTCGCCGACCGCTGA
- a CDS encoding sugar ABC transporter substrate-binding protein yields MQRRNSRWLIGAGLTVVGALTLSACGSGSGFGDSAGSTDGELTSDSSKGLTVLIGSSGDAETAAVNEAVAAWSKDSGTDAKVSVASDLNQQLAQGFAAQKPADVFYLSTDALAGYASNGSLLPYGDDLANKDDFYPSLVSSFTYDGEFYCAPKDFSTLQLIINTDLWAAAGLTDADIPTTWDELATVAKTLTTDTQVGLGIGGEYARLGAFMTEAGGNLMNDDSTEATANSPESVEGLEYAQTLLNDGVMKYATELGAGWGGEAFGKQLSAMTIEGNWITGAMTNDFPDVNYTVAELPAGPEGKGTLQFTNCWGIAADSPNQAAALDLVEQLTSKDAQLTFSEEFGPMPSIQSAAEDWKSANPTLVPFLAGADYAKGVPNLQGSADVVSDLNAQLESLKTGDAQTILDSTQKNLEALLK; encoded by the coding sequence ATGCAACGACGCAACTCCCGCTGGTTGATCGGCGCAGGCCTCACCGTGGTCGGCGCCCTCACTCTCAGCGCATGTGGTTCCGGGTCGGGGTTCGGCGACAGCGCCGGCTCCACCGACGGCGAACTCACCAGCGATTCCTCCAAGGGCCTCACGGTTCTGATCGGCTCGAGCGGCGACGCCGAGACCGCGGCCGTCAACGAGGCCGTGGCCGCCTGGTCGAAGGACTCCGGCACCGACGCGAAGGTCAGCGTCGCCAGCGACCTCAACCAGCAGCTCGCCCAGGGCTTCGCCGCCCAGAAGCCGGCCGACGTCTTCTACCTCTCCACGGATGCCCTCGCCGGCTACGCGTCGAACGGCTCGCTGCTCCCCTACGGCGACGACCTGGCCAACAAGGACGACTTCTACCCGAGCCTGGTCAGCTCCTTCACCTACGACGGCGAGTTCTACTGCGCCCCGAAGGACTTCTCCACCCTGCAGCTGATCATCAACACCGACCTCTGGGCGGCGGCCGGACTCACGGATGCCGACATCCCCACCACCTGGGACGAGCTCGCCACCGTAGCCAAGACCCTCACCACCGACACGCAGGTGGGCCTGGGCATCGGCGGCGAATACGCCCGGCTGGGCGCCTTCATGACCGAGGCCGGCGGCAACCTGATGAACGACGACAGCACCGAGGCCACCGCGAACAGCCCGGAGAGCGTCGAAGGACTCGAGTACGCGCAGACCCTGCTCAACGACGGCGTGATGAAGTACGCCACCGAGCTCGGCGCGGGCTGGGGCGGCGAGGCGTTCGGCAAGCAGCTGTCCGCCATGACCATCGAGGGCAACTGGATCACCGGGGCCATGACGAACGACTTCCCCGACGTGAACTACACGGTCGCCGAGCTCCCCGCGGGCCCGGAGGGCAAGGGCACCCTGCAGTTCACCAACTGCTGGGGCATCGCCGCCGACAGCCCCAACCAGGCCGCAGCGCTCGACCTCGTCGAACAGCTCACCAGCAAGGACGCCCAGCTGACCTTCTCCGAGGAGTTCGGCCCGATGCCGTCCATCCAGTCCGCCGCCGAGGACTGGAAGAGCGCCAACCCCACCCTGGTGCCCTTCCTCGCCGGGGCCGACTACGCCAAGGGCGTGCCCAACCTGCAGGGTTCAGCGGATGTCGTGAGTGACCTCAACGCACAGCTCGAGTCGCTCAAGACCGGGGATGCGCAGACCATCCTCGACTCCACGCAGAAGAACCTCGAAGCACTGCTGAAGTAG
- a CDS encoding TetR/AcrR family transcriptional regulator encodes MTSTPDTDASGTSGTAATSPTDAPTTPKRTAGRPRAEGKQRAGLSTRDEILEAAATLFTDQGYTDTTTRQIASVVGIRQASLYYHFADKGSILSALLTGTVEPAVHFAEWLDTQPLDAPTKLYALAKYDLDVILQDRWNLHVLYRLPDAKAERGDTMQAALQEHYLRFATAAAAAGTDPQAVTDDLHLVFGLVESILVQRDWGGGAARHAYADSIARGCLRLVRVPETAFPTIFDIAQRAIATYPA; translated from the coding sequence ATGACCTCGACACCCGACACCGACGCGAGTGGCACCTCTGGCACCGCGGCGACCTCCCCGACGGATGCGCCGACCACGCCCAAGCGCACCGCCGGCCGCCCCCGCGCCGAGGGCAAGCAGCGCGCGGGCCTGAGCACCCGCGACGAGATCCTCGAGGCCGCGGCCACCCTGTTCACCGACCAGGGCTACACCGACACCACCACCCGGCAGATCGCGTCGGTGGTGGGCATCCGCCAGGCCTCGCTGTACTACCACTTCGCCGACAAGGGCAGCATCCTCAGCGCTCTGCTCACCGGAACCGTCGAGCCGGCCGTGCACTTCGCCGAGTGGCTCGACACCCAGCCGCTCGACGCCCCCACCAAGCTCTACGCGCTGGCGAAGTACGACCTCGACGTGATCCTGCAGGACCGCTGGAACCTGCACGTGCTCTACCGCCTGCCCGACGCCAAGGCCGAGCGCGGCGACACCATGCAGGCCGCCCTGCAGGAGCACTACCTCCGCTTCGCCACGGCCGCCGCGGCTGCCGGCACCGACCCTCAGGCCGTGACCGACGACCTGCACCTGGTCTTCGGCCTGGTGGAGAGCATCCTGGTGCAGCGTGACTGGGGCGGCGGGGCCGCCCGGCACGCCTACGCGGACTCGATCGCCCGCGGCTGCCTCCGCCTGGTGCGGGTGCCCGAAACGGCCTTCCCGACCATTTTCGACATCGCCCAGCGCGCCATCGCGACCTACCCGGCCTGA
- a CDS encoding TetR/AcrR family transcriptional regulator, translated as MTELAAASVSDDQRTRIVEVAARLLRERGAGGLTTRGVADAADVQPPAIYRLFGDKDGLIEAVAEHVLAEHVAAKSTVGDSGDPVAALRSGWQLQIDFGLANPDLGALLTAPGRARRSPAIEAGIEVLRARVRALAEAGLLRVSQRRAVDLIHAAGAGAVLALQEAAPEERDPGLSEALLDAVLQQILEPDADGIQGDISSTAIAVTFAAHIPTLLALTPAERSLLTEWVGRSIDAAEH; from the coding sequence ATGACCGAACTTGCCGCAGCATCCGTCAGTGACGACCAGCGCACCCGCATTGTCGAGGTGGCCGCCCGACTGCTGCGCGAACGGGGTGCCGGCGGGCTCACCACTCGCGGGGTCGCGGATGCCGCTGACGTGCAGCCGCCGGCCATCTACCGGCTGTTCGGCGACAAGGACGGCTTGATCGAGGCCGTCGCCGAGCACGTCCTGGCCGAGCACGTCGCCGCGAAGTCGACGGTGGGCGACTCCGGCGACCCCGTCGCCGCCCTGCGGTCGGGCTGGCAGCTACAGATCGACTTCGGGCTGGCCAACCCCGATCTGGGTGCCCTGCTGACCGCGCCGGGGCGAGCGCGGCGCTCACCCGCCATCGAGGCCGGCATCGAGGTGCTTCGCGCGCGAGTGCGCGCGCTCGCCGAAGCCGGGCTCCTCCGCGTGAGCCAGCGGCGCGCGGTGGATCTCATTCACGCTGCCGGCGCCGGGGCCGTACTGGCACTCCAGGAGGCTGCGCCCGAGGAGCGCGATCCCGGTCTGTCCGAGGCGCTGCTGGACGCCGTGTTGCAGCAGATTCTCGAGCCCGACGCGGACGGGATCCAGGGCGACATCTCCAGCACGGCGATCGCCGTCACCTTCGCCGCTCACATTCCCACCCTGCTGGCGCTCACCCCCGCCGAGCGGAGCTTGCTCACGGAGTGGGTGGGCCGGTCGATCGACGCCGCGGAGCACTGA
- a CDS encoding glycogen debranching N-terminal domain-containing protein, giving the protein MLSHPVQPLLHDSAIVLAAPTQAWSGSDGRTSLPIHGLYHADTRILSGWTLLVGGAAGEPIGSAARGAGEMTFNALLRHLDDRTADPRLRLHVTRTVTAGRLTEQITIESGLAEPVDTTVSVRLSADFADMQTVKAGLASAADRAAFPAAELPEIPSVEVQTSDAGIRLTTPTVAALVQVSGDGVLGTDAAALGRHSADPVGALGRPTELGANWAVTVPARGSVTVTWTVDIDHSATVVQAAPGLPEWAGVSVQSGDARLGRWVQKALEDLSGLRMATTARPEEPFLAAGAPWFFTLFGRDSIWAARFLLPLGTELAASTLRILAELQGTSTNDETAEQPGKIMHELRPAAFTIPGEDVSLPPLYYGTVDATPLWICLLADAHRWGMADAEVEALLPHLEAALAWMRDFGDSDGDGFLEYVDSTGHGLANQGWKDSGDSIQWRDGSLADGPIALCEVQAYAYQAAIGGADLLDAFGRPGGDVWRAWAEKLKTRFRESFWIDSPAGRYPAVALDAFKRPVDTVTSNIGHLLGTGLLSAEEAALVAARLVSPELNSGYGLRTMSTDSAGYWPVSYHGGSVWTHDTAIAIAGLGRDGFGAEAGELITGLLAAAESFDYRMPELHSGDDATAVTAAGPYPAACRPQAWAAAAAVAVLGTVLGLAPDPATGEVTSAPITPAVVGDVTVHGLPARCIR; this is encoded by the coding sequence ATGCTTTCCCACCCCGTCCAGCCCCTGCTCCACGATTCCGCCATCGTTCTGGCCGCGCCCACCCAGGCGTGGTCCGGCTCCGACGGGCGCACGAGTCTGCCGATCCACGGCCTGTATCACGCCGACACCCGCATCCTCTCCGGGTGGACCCTCCTGGTCGGCGGCGCCGCCGGCGAACCGATCGGCTCGGCCGCCCGCGGGGCCGGCGAGATGACGTTCAACGCGCTGCTCCGCCACCTCGACGACCGCACCGCCGACCCACGGCTGCGGCTGCACGTCACCCGCACGGTCACCGCCGGGCGGCTCACCGAGCAGATCACCATTGAGTCCGGGCTGGCCGAGCCGGTCGACACCACGGTGTCGGTGCGCCTGTCGGCCGACTTCGCCGATATGCAGACCGTCAAGGCCGGGCTGGCCAGCGCGGCCGACCGGGCCGCGTTCCCGGCGGCCGAGCTGCCCGAGATCCCGTCCGTCGAGGTGCAGACCAGCGACGCGGGCATCCGCCTGACCACCCCCACCGTGGCAGCGCTCGTGCAGGTGAGCGGCGACGGCGTGCTCGGCACGGATGCCGCGGCGCTCGGCCGCCACTCGGCCGACCCGGTCGGCGCTCTCGGCCGGCCCACCGAACTCGGCGCCAACTGGGCGGTCACCGTGCCGGCCCGCGGCAGCGTCACCGTCACCTGGACCGTCGACATCGACCACTCCGCCACCGTCGTGCAGGCGGCCCCCGGGCTCCCCGAATGGGCGGGGGTGTCGGTGCAGTCCGGCGACGCCCGGCTGGGCCGCTGGGTGCAGAAGGCCCTTGAGGACCTCTCCGGCTTGCGGATGGCCACCACCGCGCGTCCGGAGGAGCCGTTCCTCGCCGCCGGCGCCCCGTGGTTCTTCACCCTGTTCGGCCGGGACTCGATCTGGGCCGCGCGGTTCCTGCTGCCGCTGGGCACCGAGCTGGCCGCCTCCACCCTGCGCATCCTCGCCGAGCTGCAGGGCACTTCGACTAACGACGAGACCGCCGAGCAGCCGGGCAAGATCATGCACGAACTGCGGCCGGCCGCGTTCACCATCCCCGGCGAAGACGTGTCGCTGCCCCCGCTGTACTACGGCACTGTCGACGCCACCCCGCTGTGGATCTGCCTGCTCGCCGACGCCCACCGCTGGGGCATGGCCGACGCCGAGGTCGAGGCCCTGCTGCCGCACCTCGAGGCGGCCCTGGCCTGGATGCGTGACTTCGGCGACAGCGACGGCGACGGGTTCCTCGAGTATGTCGACAGCACCGGCCACGGCCTGGCCAACCAGGGCTGGAAGGACTCCGGCGACTCCATCCAGTGGCGTGACGGCAGCCTGGCCGACGGCCCGATCGCGCTCTGTGAGGTGCAGGCCTACGCCTACCAGGCCGCCATCGGCGGCGCCGACCTGCTCGACGCGTTCGGCCGGCCCGGCGGCGACGTGTGGCGGGCCTGGGCCGAGAAGCTCAAGACCCGGTTCCGCGAGTCTTTCTGGATCGACTCGCCCGCGGGTCGCTACCCGGCCGTGGCGCTGGACGCGTTCAAGCGCCCGGTCGACACCGTCACCAGCAACATCGGCCACCTGCTCGGCACCGGCCTGCTCTCCGCCGAGGAAGCCGCCCTCGTCGCCGCCCGGTTGGTCTCCCCCGAGCTCAACTCCGGCTACGGCCTGCGCACCATGTCCACCGACTCGGCCGGCTACTGGCCGGTGAGCTACCACGGCGGCTCCGTGTGGACCCACGACACCGCCATCGCGATCGCCGGCCTCGGCCGCGACGGCTTCGGCGCCGAGGCGGGCGAGCTGATCACCGGCCTGCTCGCCGCGGCCGAGTCGTTCGACTACCGGATGCCCGAGCTGCACTCCGGCGACGACGCCACCGCCGTGACCGCCGCCGGCCCCTACCCGGCCGCCTGCCGCCCGCAGGCATGGGCCGCCGCCGCCGCGGTGGCCGTGCTGGGCACGGTGCTCGGCTTGGCCCCCGACCCCGCCACCGGCGAGGTCACCTCCGCCCCCATCACCCCGGCCGTCGTGGGCGACGTGACCGTGCACGGCCTGCCCGCCCGCTGCATCCGCTGA
- a CDS encoding carbohydrate ABC transporter permease, which translates to MSTPTQTPRRSGIRGGEAASGWLFTAPMIILLGMFLVIPVLMALWVSFSDWNGRGSPFAGSVGFVGLDNYSALLGGGGLAEQDFGTALRNNAWYVLLVVPIQTMLSLFLAVLVNRQILRGRGFFRTAFYFPSVTSSVAITVLWLFLFSSTGAVNKLLSFIGVNGPNWFNDPSGVLHNILRVFGVQNGPAALTGNDFLGISFWEWLAGPSVAMSAFILMAVFTTSGTFMLLFIAALQNLSGDVVEAAMMDGANGWQRFWRVTLPQLRPTLFTVLTLGLIGAWQVFDQIYTGTQGGPGKTTLTPAYLSYQTAFTNQAWGQGAAIAFILFVIIVVFTLFQRALLAERKVSARRMRMYVQTPTPGGSK; encoded by the coding sequence ATGTCGACGCCTACACAGACGCCCCGCCGCTCCGGAATCCGGGGCGGCGAGGCCGCCTCGGGGTGGCTGTTCACGGCCCCGATGATCATCCTGCTCGGGATGTTCCTGGTCATCCCGGTTCTGATGGCCCTCTGGGTGAGCTTCTCCGACTGGAACGGTCGCGGCAGCCCCTTCGCCGGTTCGGTGGGGTTTGTGGGCCTCGACAACTACTCCGCCCTGCTCGGCGGTGGCGGCCTGGCCGAACAGGACTTCGGCACGGCTCTGCGCAACAACGCCTGGTACGTGCTCCTGGTCGTGCCGATCCAGACCATGCTCAGCCTGTTCCTGGCCGTGCTGGTGAACCGACAGATCCTGCGCGGCCGCGGCTTCTTCCGCACCGCCTTCTACTTTCCGTCGGTCACCAGCTCGGTCGCCATCACCGTGCTCTGGCTGTTCCTGTTCAGCTCCACCGGCGCGGTCAACAAGCTGCTCTCCTTCATCGGGGTGAACGGGCCCAACTGGTTCAACGACCCCAGCGGCGTGCTGCACAACATCCTCCGGGTCTTCGGCGTGCAGAACGGCCCGGCGGCACTCACCGGCAACGATTTCCTCGGCATCTCCTTCTGGGAGTGGCTCGCCGGACCATCCGTGGCCATGAGCGCGTTCATCTTGATGGCCGTGTTCACCACCAGCGGCACGTTCATGCTGCTTTTCATCGCGGCGCTGCAGAACCTCAGCGGCGACGTCGTGGAGGCGGCCATGATGGACGGCGCCAACGGCTGGCAACGGTTCTGGCGGGTCACCCTGCCCCAGCTGCGGCCGACGCTGTTCACCGTGCTCACCCTGGGCCTGATCGGCGCCTGGCAGGTGTTCGACCAGATCTACACCGGCACCCAGGGTGGTCCGGGCAAGACCACGCTCACCCCCGCGTACTTGTCCTACCAAACCGCGTTCACCAACCAGGCCTGGGGCCAGGGCGCCGCGATCGCGTTCATCCTGTTCGTGATCATCGTGGTCTTCACCCTTTTCCAGCGCGCTCTGCTGGCCGAACGCAAGGTCTCCGCCCGCCGGATGCGCATGTACGTGCAGACCCCCACCCCCGGAGGTTCCAAATGA
- a CDS encoding LacI family DNA-binding transcriptional regulator, translated as MTTFPTVTDVALAAGVSRQTVSNVMNSPGIVRADTRERVQAAIAELGYRPHASARRLRTRRSSTIGIRLDPMIDGISGSVLDSFLHALTEQADRQGLRVLLFTATGPEDEITQLKRLNDGADVDGFVLTSTFAGDPRTTWLLENGISFVTFGRPWGVDDLDDPKHLWVDVDGWTGLHDATRAQQEAGARRIGYIGWPSPSGTGEDRRRGWRDAMLERNDVTEDELAALEVVTVDGVAEGTAAMQELRRTAGRLDAVLCASDSLALGAMIANPERVPVTGYDNTPVAAAIGLSSVDQSVDEVAAGVLELLTGEFGGKVHGAPESAEPRHRMVKPRLVVREFAAIPMEAPAPA; from the coding sequence ATGACTACGTTTCCGACCGTGACGGATGTCGCGCTGGCCGCCGGCGTCTCCCGCCAGACCGTGTCCAATGTGATGAACTCGCCCGGCATCGTGCGCGCCGACACCCGGGAGCGGGTGCAGGCCGCGATCGCCGAGCTGGGCTACCGCCCGCACGCGTCGGCGCGGCGGCTCCGCACCCGGCGCAGCTCCACCATCGGCATCCGGCTCGACCCGATGATCGACGGCATCTCCGGCTCGGTGCTGGACAGCTTTCTGCACGCCCTCACCGAGCAGGCGGACCGGCAGGGCCTGCGGGTGCTGCTGTTCACCGCGACCGGCCCCGAAGACGAGATCACCCAGCTCAAGCGCCTGAACGACGGCGCCGATGTGGACGGCTTCGTGCTCACCTCCACGTTCGCCGGCGACCCCCGCACGACCTGGCTGCTCGAGAACGGGATCTCGTTCGTGACCTTCGGCCGCCCGTGGGGGGTCGACGATCTCGACGACCCCAAACATCTCTGGGTGGATGTGGACGGCTGGACCGGCCTGCACGATGCCACCCGCGCGCAGCAGGAGGCCGGGGCCCGGCGCATCGGGTACATCGGCTGGCCGAGCCCGTCGGGCACGGGCGAGGATCGCCGGCGCGGCTGGCGGGATGCGATGCTCGAGCGCAATGACGTGACCGAAGACGAACTGGCCGCCCTCGAGGTGGTCACGGTAGACGGCGTGGCCGAGGGAACCGCGGCCATGCAGGAGTTGCGCCGCACTGCAGGAAGGCTCGATGCGGTGCTCTGCGCGAGCGATTCCCTCGCCCTGGGCGCCATGATCGCCAACCCTGAGCGGGTGCCGGTCACCGGCTACGACAACACGCCCGTCGCCGCGGCGATCGGGCTCTCCAGCGTCGATCAGTCCGTGGACGAGGTGGCCGCGGGGGTGCTCGAGTTGCTGACGGGCGAGTTCGGCGGCAAGGTGCACGGTGCCCCCGAGTCGGCGGAGCCTCGGCACCGCATGGTGAAGCCCCGGCTGGTGGTGCGCGAGTTCGCCGCCATCCCCATGGAGGCCCCGGCGCCGGCCTGA
- a CDS encoding histidine kinase translates to MELAPYVTDLQRQLLEAAETGSDDTRALAERLAAGLDAAARLVLLDVLSAAAGEITRDLAPGSVDLRLRGREVEFVVTAPTAEQEGDDGSAASVDLDDVSTSRTTLRLPDALKARVDEAALADGLSVNTWLVRAIAAAVQPKQRRSAQRTLRTGDNFAGWAR, encoded by the coding sequence ATGGAACTCGCACCCTACGTCACCGACCTTCAGCGGCAGCTTCTCGAGGCCGCGGAGACCGGCAGCGACGACACCCGCGCGTTGGCCGAACGGCTTGCCGCGGGGCTCGACGCGGCCGCGCGGCTGGTGCTGCTCGACGTGCTGTCGGCCGCGGCCGGCGAGATCACCCGTGACCTCGCCCCCGGGTCGGTGGACCTGCGGCTGCGCGGGCGCGAGGTGGAGTTCGTCGTGACAGCGCCCACGGCCGAGCAGGAGGGCGACGACGGCTCCGCCGCATCCGTCGACCTGGACGATGTGAGCACCTCACGCACGACGCTGCGCCTGCCCGATGCCCTCAAGGCGCGGGTCGACGAGGCGGCCCTGGCCGACGGCCTGTCGGTCAACACCTGGCTGGTGCGCGCAATCGCGGCCGCGGTTCAGCCCAAACAACGACGCTCCGCGCAGCGCACCCTGCGCACCGGCGACAACTTCGCGGGCTGGGCGCGCTAA